A single genomic interval of Agromyces cerinus harbors:
- the glsA gene encoding glutaminase A has product MAAELRDPVRRMLESVLDDVRPLNDGEVASYIPELAIVDPDRLGAALASTHGVVHEAGDCDATFTIQSVSKPFVFALAVDALGLVEVIRHVGLEPSGEPFNAISLEAATGRPLNPMINAGAIVTTSLMRGDTAEEKFALVQAGLAKFAGRDLSVDEDVFSSEASTGDRNRALAYLTRSAGTLGSTADVATTAYFRQCSLTVNARDLAIMAATLATGGVNPVTDERVISEDAARWTMAVMTSCGMYDASGDWLVRVGLPAKSGVGGGIAAVQPGQFGIGTFSPRLDARGNSARGVATLELLSERHGLHMLQHHGAPLSPIASLEREGADTVAVLRGEIFFAGAEEVLTRLTPFVGDGGCLVLDFSEVTRVGEGSKRVFAAAPALVGAAPDGRARVVVRDPEGVLRPLDS; this is encoded by the coding sequence ATGGCCGCGGAATTGCGGGATCCCGTTCGACGCATGCTCGAGTCGGTGCTCGACGACGTGCGCCCACTCAACGACGGCGAGGTCGCGAGCTACATCCCCGAACTCGCGATCGTCGATCCAGACCGGCTCGGCGCCGCGCTCGCGAGCACCCATGGCGTCGTGCACGAGGCCGGCGACTGCGACGCGACGTTCACGATCCAGTCGGTGTCGAAGCCCTTCGTCTTCGCGCTCGCGGTCGATGCGCTCGGCCTCGTCGAGGTGATCCGGCACGTCGGCCTCGAACCGAGCGGCGAGCCGTTCAACGCGATCAGCCTGGAGGCGGCAACCGGCCGCCCGCTGAACCCCATGATCAATGCCGGCGCCATCGTGACGACCTCGCTCATGCGCGGCGACACGGCCGAGGAGAAGTTCGCCCTCGTGCAGGCCGGGCTCGCGAAGTTCGCGGGCCGCGACCTCTCGGTCGACGAAGACGTGTTCTCCTCCGAGGCATCCACCGGCGATCGCAATCGCGCCCTCGCCTACCTGACCCGCTCGGCCGGCACGCTCGGTTCGACGGCGGATGTCGCGACGACCGCGTACTTCCGCCAGTGCTCGCTCACCGTCAACGCGCGCGACCTCGCGATCATGGCGGCGACGCTCGCGACCGGCGGCGTGAACCCCGTGACCGACGAGCGCGTCATCAGTGAAGACGCCGCCCGGTGGACCATGGCCGTCATGACGAGCTGCGGCATGTACGACGCGTCGGGCGACTGGCTCGTGCGGGTAGGGCTGCCCGCGAAGAGCGGGGTCGGCGGCGGCATCGCCGCGGTGCAACCCGGCCAGTTCGGCATCGGCACCTTCAGCCCGCGCCTCGACGCGCGCGGCAACAGCGCACGCGGGGTCGCGACGCTCGAGCTGCTCTCGGAGCGGCACGGCCTGCACATGCTGCAGCACCACGGCGCGCCGCTGTCGCCGATCGCCTCGCTCGAGCGCGAAGGCGCCGACACCGTCGCGGTGCTCCGCGGAGAGATCTTCTTCGCCGGTGCCGAGGAGGTGCTCACGCGCCTCACCCCCTTCGTCGGCGACGGCGGATGCCTCGTGCTCGACTTCTCCGAAGTGACCCGTGTCGGCGAGGGATCGAAGCGTGTGTTCGCAGCGGCGCCGGCGCTCGTCGGCGCGGCGCCCGATGGGCGCGCCCGCGTCGTCGTGCGCGATCCCGAGGGCGTGCTGCGCCCGCTCGACAGCTGA
- a CDS encoding HNH endonuclease signature motif containing protein — MNGIVEVLEEVRSSLLGVMEFDDPAGWSDDELLAATAAIEEVGRVVDARRVACAGEVGERSRVELGGERLSTRRGCRSAAELLERVTQVSGAEARRRSALGTATRSRRGLTGDPMEARFPEVAAALADGELGADAACMIVRELDGTRRVADPGDLRTAEHELVAAAVASGDAAPVRCSADELRVQAQVWAAFLDQDGPEPDDERAMRRRGFRFGRARDGLIPVGGELLPEVAAALGRMFDAHLAPRSGGGFMTADERADLERNGEQRTADQQRHDVVAAIIATAARSGEHPTIGGSAPTVLVSVRAADLEAGHGVAHADGVEIPVSMRAARQLMCTGGTQQITFDSAGRIIGLGSPERCFTPHQRRAITLRDGGCLIPGCSVPAAWCEIHHVVPDVDGGPTHTDNGVLLCWFHHRTIETSGWGIRMARGVPQVRTPAWLDPGGGWRQVTKSPTRLADRVERRPAAVA; from the coding sequence GTGAACGGAATCGTCGAGGTGCTCGAAGAGGTGCGGTCGTCGCTCCTGGGCGTCATGGAGTTCGACGATCCCGCCGGGTGGTCCGATGACGAGCTGCTCGCCGCGACGGCCGCGATCGAGGAGGTCGGCCGGGTGGTCGACGCGCGACGGGTCGCCTGCGCGGGCGAGGTCGGCGAGCGTTCCCGGGTCGAGCTGGGCGGTGAGCGGCTGTCGACCCGCCGCGGGTGCCGCTCCGCCGCCGAGCTCCTCGAGCGGGTCACGCAGGTGTCGGGCGCCGAGGCCCGGCGACGCAGTGCGCTCGGCACGGCCACGCGGAGCCGGCGCGGGTTGACCGGTGACCCGATGGAGGCGCGGTTTCCCGAAGTCGCGGCGGCGCTCGCCGACGGAGAACTCGGGGCCGACGCCGCGTGCATGATCGTGCGCGAGCTCGACGGCACCCGGCGCGTCGCCGACCCCGGCGACCTCCGCACGGCCGAGCACGAACTCGTCGCCGCGGCCGTCGCATCGGGCGATGCTGCACCGGTGCGCTGCTCCGCCGACGAGTTGCGGGTGCAGGCACAGGTGTGGGCCGCGTTCCTCGACCAAGACGGGCCAGAGCCCGACGACGAACGAGCGATGCGGCGGCGAGGCTTCCGATTCGGCCGCGCTCGCGACGGGCTCATCCCGGTCGGCGGCGAACTCCTGCCTGAGGTCGCGGCGGCGCTCGGCCGCATGTTCGATGCGCACCTCGCGCCGCGATCGGGCGGTGGTTTCATGACCGCCGACGAGCGCGCCGACCTCGAACGCAACGGCGAGCAGCGCACTGCCGACCAGCAGCGTCACGACGTCGTGGCGGCGATCATCGCCACCGCCGCCCGATCGGGTGAGCATCCGACGATCGGGGGCTCGGCGCCCACCGTGCTCGTGAGCGTTCGAGCCGCCGACCTCGAGGCCGGGCACGGGGTGGCGCATGCCGACGGGGTCGAGATCCCGGTGTCGATGCGCGCGGCCCGGCAGCTGATGTGCACCGGCGGTACGCAGCAGATCACCTTCGACAGTGCCGGCCGCATCATCGGGCTGGGATCGCCCGAGCGTTGCTTCACCCCGCATCAGCGCCGGGCGATCACGCTGCGCGATGGCGGCTGCCTGATCCCGGGGTGCAGCGTGCCGGCCGCGTGGTGCGAGATCCACCACGTCGTTCCCGACGTCGACGGGGGCCCGACCCACACCGACAACGGCGTGCTGCTCTGCTGGTTCCATCACCGCACGATCGAGACGTCGGGGTGGGGCATCCGCATGGCCCGCGGGGTTCCGCAGGTGCGCACGCCCGCGTGGCTCGACCCGGGCGGCGGGTGGCGGCAGGTCACGAAATCACCGACGAGACTGGCCGATCGGGTCGAGCGAAGACCTGCTGCCGTGGCGTGA
- a CDS encoding sensor histidine kinase — MPAEPARSVQTTWLYTLGSIVFFFGFLDLVVALSMLEAYLRTDDVVTAVLVVLMLVASAMQLRYCWFLRVGRGGGLPNPWWTAALVAPASVVWVLGLFSQADALAAAVPLWAAASLIACLLPKPQRRLVLLVGLITVIAHPMLATAVTGEQFVFGRTSDTWMIAIFAAMLPVMLLTSMWWWEVVVQLDRHRRTAAELAVTQERLRFASDLHDIQGHHLQVISLKSELAERMLEIDPAAARELVHETRLIAKQALEETRSLVAGYRHVAFDDELENAREVLTASGAECTLRLGPSPADALVQSALASVVREATTNILRHSEATTVTIQLTTTAELTELAIVNDGIQVTDASAPGPAVGAAVSRAPGSGLAGLRERLAAVGGTIETATDASGARFELRATVPVGARVAA, encoded by the coding sequence ATGCCTGCCGAACCCGCCCGCAGTGTGCAGACGACGTGGCTGTACACGCTCGGGTCGATCGTCTTCTTCTTCGGGTTCCTCGACCTCGTCGTCGCACTGTCGATGCTCGAGGCGTACCTGCGCACCGACGACGTCGTGACCGCCGTGCTCGTCGTGCTGATGCTCGTCGCGTCGGCGATGCAGCTGCGGTACTGCTGGTTCCTGCGCGTCGGGCGCGGCGGCGGCCTGCCGAACCCGTGGTGGACGGCGGCGCTCGTGGCACCCGCCTCGGTCGTCTGGGTGCTCGGCCTCTTCTCCCAGGCCGACGCGCTCGCGGCCGCGGTGCCGCTCTGGGCCGCGGCGAGCCTCATCGCGTGCCTGCTGCCGAAGCCGCAGCGCCGGCTCGTGCTGCTCGTCGGCCTGATCACGGTGATCGCGCACCCGATGCTCGCCACCGCCGTGACCGGCGAGCAGTTCGTCTTCGGACGCACGTCGGACACCTGGATGATCGCCATCTTCGCGGCGATGCTGCCGGTCATGCTGCTCACGAGCATGTGGTGGTGGGAGGTCGTTGTGCAGCTCGACCGGCACCGTCGCACCGCAGCCGAACTCGCTGTGACGCAGGAGCGCCTGCGCTTCGCCAGCGACCTGCACGACATCCAGGGCCACCATCTGCAGGTCATCTCGCTGAAGTCCGAGCTCGCCGAGCGCATGCTCGAGATCGACCCCGCCGCCGCCCGCGAGCTCGTGCACGAGACCCGCCTGATCGCGAAGCAGGCGCTCGAAGAGACGCGCTCGCTCGTCGCCGGCTACCGGCACGTCGCCTTCGACGACGAGCTCGAGAACGCCCGCGAGGTGCTCACCGCGTCGGGTGCCGAGTGCACCCTGCGACTCGGCCCATCGCCCGCCGACGCTCTGGTGCAGAGCGCGCTCGCTTCGGTCGTGCGCGAGGCCACGACCAACATCCTGCGACACAGCGAGGCGACGACAGTGACGATCCAACTGACCACGACGGCTGAGCTCACCGAGCTCGCGATCGTGAACGACGGCATCCAGGTGACGGATGCCTCGGCGCCCGGCCCCGCCGTTGGCGCCGCCGTGTCGCGCGCGCCCGGCTCCGGGCTCGCGGGCCTGCGCGAGCGGCTCGCCGCCGTGGGCGGCACGATCGAGACGGCGACGGACGCCTCGGGCGCCCGCTTCGAGCTTCGGGCCACGGTGCCCGTCGGGGCGCGGGTCGCAGCGTGA
- a CDS encoding response regulator transcription factor, with product MSGGIRLLIADDEHLIRGALVALLNLEPDIEVVASADNGVTAVEQAIATVPDVCLLDLEMPHADGLEAAARILAAVPTRVVIVTRHARPGVLRRALASKVSGFVPKSTPAEDLAHVIRDVAAGRRYIDPEIAATALTAERCPLTDRELDALRFSRSTTSVQQIAERLHLAQGTVRNYLSSAMTKLDASSRHEAAEKAWQQGWI from the coding sequence GTGAGCGGCGGCATCCGTCTGCTCATCGCCGACGACGAGCACCTGATCCGCGGCGCCCTCGTGGCGCTCCTGAACCTCGAGCCCGACATCGAGGTCGTCGCGAGCGCCGACAACGGCGTGACCGCCGTCGAACAGGCGATCGCGACGGTGCCCGACGTGTGCCTGCTCGACCTCGAGATGCCGCACGCCGACGGGCTCGAGGCGGCCGCGCGCATCCTCGCCGCGGTGCCGACGCGCGTCGTGATCGTGACCCGGCATGCGCGCCCCGGCGTGCTGCGGCGGGCACTGGCGTCGAAGGTCTCGGGCTTCGTGCCGAAGTCGACGCCGGCAGAAGACCTCGCCCACGTCATTCGAGACGTCGCCGCCGGTCGCCGTTACATCGACCCCGAGATCGCGGCGACCGCGCTCACGGCGGAGCGCTGCCCGCTCACCGACCGCGAGCTCGATGCGTTGCGGTTCAGCCGTTCGACGACGAGCGTGCAGCAGATCGCCGAACGCCTGCACCTGGCTCAGGGCACCGTGCGCAACTATCTCTCGTCGGCGATGACGAAGCTCGACGCCTCATCGCGGCACGAGGCCGCCGAGAAGGCGTGGCAGCAGGGCTGGATCTGA
- a CDS encoding TetR/AcrR family transcriptional regulator has translation MSQLPTSRDRILDAAAIVLVERGVVGATTRELARAAGCSEALIYKNFADKQELFLAVLTERMPRIELPEASDRAALPETLASIVTALLSFYTKTFPMAASIFGAPELLAEHREGVRAHGYGPEGVVPLVAHLLGEEQSAGRIRADADLESAARLIVGVAFHRAFLAAYDGKREVPDAAAFAARSIASLLPSLAP, from the coding sequence ATGTCCCAGCTCCCCACCAGCCGCGACCGCATCCTCGACGCCGCTGCGATCGTGCTCGTCGAGCGCGGCGTCGTCGGCGCCACGACGCGTGAGCTGGCCCGCGCCGCCGGCTGCTCTGAGGCGCTCATCTACAAGAACTTCGCCGACAAGCAGGAGCTCTTCCTGGCGGTCCTCACCGAGCGGATGCCGCGCATCGAGCTGCCCGAGGCATCCGATCGCGCAGCTCTGCCCGAGACTCTCGCGAGCATCGTGACCGCGCTGCTCTCGTTCTACACGAAGACCTTTCCGATGGCGGCATCGATCTTCGGAGCACCCGAGCTGCTGGCCGAGCATCGCGAAGGAGTGCGGGCGCACGGCTACGGCCCCGAGGGCGTCGTGCCGCTCGTTGCGCACCTGCTCGGCGAGGAGCAGTCGGCCGGACGCATCCGCGCCGATGCCGACCTCGAGTCCGCTGCTCGCCTCATCGTCGGCGTCGCGTTCCACCGCGCGTTCCTCGCGGCGTACGACGGCAAGCGCGAGGTGCCGGATGCCGCGGCCTTCGCCGCGCGCAGCATCGCGTCGCTCCTGCCGAGCCTGGCGCCCTGA
- a CDS encoding NAD(P)-dependent oxidoreductase, whose product MRIAVLGASGRTGGLIVDAARARGHEVVAVVRRAASAPSGVTERVAEGRDADALTAALDGADAAVFAIGPTAASTDHAVMRESMPALVSAMRAADVRRLVVVSASGPFTDGDDPFLKFVAKPIVQRILREPFSDFVATEPVVRSSALDWTIVRPPQLKDGDARGRYRRTDGGGVRFGISIRRADLAAAVLDVLDDDTTVGATITVAA is encoded by the coding sequence ATGAGAATCGCAGTACTGGGAGCTTCGGGCCGCACAGGCGGCCTCATCGTCGACGCGGCGCGAGCACGGGGCCACGAGGTGGTCGCGGTCGTGCGGCGTGCGGCCTCCGCGCCGAGCGGCGTCACCGAACGCGTCGCCGAGGGGCGCGACGCCGACGCGCTCACTGCGGCACTCGACGGCGCCGACGCCGCGGTGTTCGCGATCGGGCCGACCGCGGCGAGCACCGACCACGCCGTGATGCGAGAGAGCATGCCGGCACTCGTGAGCGCCATGCGCGCCGCAGACGTGCGGCGCCTCGTGGTGGTCAGCGCGAGCGGGCCGTTCACCGACGGCGACGACCCGTTCCTCAAGTTCGTGGCGAAGCCGATCGTGCAGCGCATCCTGCGCGAGCCCTTCTCCGACTTCGTCGCGACCGAGCCAGTCGTGCGGTCGAGCGCGCTCGACTGGACGATCGTGCGACCGCCGCAACTCAAGGACGGAGATGCGCGTGGCCGCTACCGTCGCACCGACGGCGGGGGAGTTCGGTTCGGGATCTCGATCCGCCGGGCCGACCTGGCAGCGGCCGTGCTCGACGTGCTCGACGACGACACGACGGTCGGGGCGACGATCACGGTCGCCGCATAG
- a CDS encoding DUF1905 domain-containing protein, translating into MRIRFTAEIYEWTARRNWFFVDVPAEPSADISDQPRMPRGFDSVRVIATVGGTTWSTSIFPGGETYALPLKKAVLKAEGIGEGDEIVVDLEVLDG; encoded by the coding sequence ATGCGCATCCGCTTCACCGCCGAGATCTACGAATGGACGGCGCGACGCAACTGGTTCTTCGTCGACGTGCCGGCCGAGCCGAGCGCCGACATCTCCGACCAGCCGCGGATGCCGCGTGGCTTCGACTCCGTGCGAGTGATCGCGACGGTCGGCGGCACGACGTGGAGCACCTCGATCTTCCCGGGCGGCGAGACCTACGCGCTGCCGCTCAAGAAGGCCGTGCTGAAGGCCGAGGGCATCGGCGAGGGCGACGAGATCGTGGTCGACCTCGAGGTGCTCGACGGCTGA
- a CDS encoding hemerythrin domain-containing protein: MAEIHRFFRAGFGEGRALVEGVTEADFAHADVVGDHLSMLSVGLHAHHEGEDAMLWGELEQRAPSCAVHVARMKEQHALMLVHLNALDAAVPAWRASGRSTDAAGVLAALDGITAALAVHLPDEETNIVPVMEVTLTPKEVDALADHGRKATPKGKTFEQLGAILAAQPDGGAEWQRTHLPAPVRLFWRLVGKPRYEANRAALIGRR, from the coding sequence ATGGCCGAGATCCATCGCTTCTTCCGGGCCGGGTTCGGCGAGGGGCGCGCGCTCGTCGAGGGGGTCACCGAAGCGGATTTCGCGCATGCCGACGTCGTCGGCGACCACCTCTCGATGCTCTCGGTCGGACTGCACGCCCATCATGAAGGCGAGGACGCGATGCTGTGGGGCGAACTCGAGCAGCGCGCGCCCTCGTGCGCCGTGCACGTCGCACGCATGAAGGAGCAGCACGCCCTGATGCTCGTGCACCTGAACGCGCTCGACGCCGCCGTGCCGGCATGGCGGGCGAGTGGCCGGTCGACGGATGCCGCGGGCGTGCTCGCCGCACTCGATGGCATCACCGCCGCACTCGCCGTGCACCTGCCCGACGAAGAGACGAACATCGTGCCCGTCATGGAGGTGACGCTCACGCCCAAGGAGGTCGACGCGCTCGCCGACCACGGCCGCAAGGCGACTCCGAAGGGCAAGACCTTCGAGCAGCTCGGTGCGATCCTCGCGGCGCAGCCCGACGGTGGCGCCGAGTGGCAGCGCACGCATCTGCCGGCGCCGGTGCGCCTCTTCTGGCGCCTGGTCGGCAAGCCGAGGTACGAGGCGAACCGCGCAGCGCTGATCGGGCGGCGCTGA
- a CDS encoding methylated-DNA--[protein]-cysteine S-methyltransferase produces MTRRHATLTTPLGELLVVADGEALVGIYFPGHWHPPASGSIGVEVDARGDDLVTRLGVELAEYLAGERVAFDLPMAPVGDEFQQAVWAMLRDIPIGTTTSYGELGARLGDRNLARRVGNAVGRNPLSIIVPCHRVVGADGSLTGYAGGLERKRHLLELEGAPVVAQARLF; encoded by the coding sequence ATGACCCGACGCCATGCCACGCTGACGACGCCGCTCGGTGAGCTGCTCGTCGTCGCCGACGGCGAGGCCCTGGTCGGCATCTACTTCCCGGGCCACTGGCACCCACCGGCATCCGGCTCGATCGGTGTCGAGGTCGATGCCCGCGGCGACGACCTCGTCACTCGACTCGGGGTCGAGCTCGCCGAGTACCTCGCGGGGGAGCGGGTCGCATTCGACCTGCCGATGGCGCCCGTCGGCGACGAGTTCCAGCAGGCGGTCTGGGCGATGCTCCGCGACATCCCGATCGGCACGACGACGAGCTACGGCGAGCTCGGCGCGCGGCTCGGCGACCGCAACCTCGCGCGCCGCGTCGGCAACGCGGTCGGACGCAACCCGCTCAGCATCATCGTGCCGTGCCACCGGGTGGTCGGCGCCGACGGATCGCTCACCGGCTACGCCGGGGGACTCGAGCGCAAGCGCCATCTGCTCGAGCTCGAGGGAGCTCCGGTCGTCGCGCAGGCGAGGCTCTTCTAG